The DNA segment GCGCAGCAGGGCGATGAAGTCGTGATCGATCCCGCCTACCCGGCGGTGAAACTGAACTGCGAGGTCCGCGTGTTCGACTTCTCCGGTCACGCCACCCGCGAAGCGCTGGCCGACTACATCTGCAAGGTGAAGGCGAAGAAGACCTTCCTCGTCCACGGCGACGATCCGGCGGTCGAGTGGTTCCGCCAGGAAATTTCCCGCCGCCTCCCCGAGACCGAAATCATCATCCCTCAACCCGGGGATTCCCACGAAATCTAACTTCTTCCCCTCCTCCCGCCGGAAGCCGAAGCTGTCCAACCCATCGCCGCATGAAATTCTCCCTCGCCCTGACCCTCAGCGCCGCGCTCACCGCGGCGGCTTTTTCCCAATCGCTGACCCGCACTACCATCGCCACCGATCTGGAGGATGCGATGGCGTTCGACATCGCCCCGGACGGCGACATTTTCCTGACGGAGCGTGAGGGCCGCCTGCTGCGCGTCCGCCCGTCCACCGGTGGCATCTTCGAGGTCGCGAAGATTCCGGTCGAACACCTCAAGAAAACCGACCGCAACAGCCCCTACGCCCGTGAGGACGGCCTGCAGGGCATCGCGCTGGACCCGGACTTCGCCAAGAACGGCCACGTCTTCCTCTACTACTCCCACCCGGAGAAAATGGTGAACCGGCTCGCCCGCTTCACCATCAAGGACGGGGCGCTCGACCTGGCGACGGAAGTGGTCGTGCTGGATGTGCCGATCGAGCGGGCGAACAAAGTCTGCCACCACGGCGGCGCGCTCGAGTGGGGGCCGGACGGCCTCCTTTACCTCAGCACCGGCGACAACACGAACCCCTTCGAAACCGATGGCTTCAACCCGGTGGACGAGCGCGATGGCCACGAATACGCCAACGCCCTCCGCTCCGCAGGCAACACCAACGACCTGCGAGGCAAGATCCTCCGCATCAGGATCAAACCGGACGGCACCTACTCCATCCCCGAAGGGAACCTCTTCAAGCCCGGCACCGCGAAAACACGCCCTGAGATCTACGTGATGGGTCTGCGCAACCCGTTCCGTTTCTCCGTCGATTCCAAGAAAGGCACGCTCTACTGGGGTGAGGTCGGTCCGGACTCCGGCAAGGACAGCGACCGTGGGCCGATGGGCTATGACGAGGTGAACCAGGTAAAGAAAGCCGGTTTCTTCGGCTGGCCGCTCATCATCGCGGACCAGAAGGCCTACTCGAAATACGACTACGCCACCAAGACCATCGGCGAGAAGTTCGACCCCGCCGCGCCGAAGAACACCAGCCGCCTCAACACCGGCCTCACCGACCTTCCGCCCGCGAATCCGGCCTTCATCTGGTATCCCTACTCCGAGAGCAAGGAGTTCCCGGTCATGGAAAAAGGTGGCCGCAATGCCATGGCCGGTCCGGTCTATTACTACGACGCCAAGCGGAAGCACAACATCCTGGGCAAGGAAGGCGACGCCACCCTGCTCACCTACGAGTGGATGCGCGGCAAGATCTACAAGGCGAAGCTCGGCAAGAACGAGGAGCT comes from the Luteolibacter sp. SL250 genome and includes:
- a CDS encoding PQQ-dependent sugar dehydrogenase, coding for MKFSLALTLSAALTAAAFSQSLTRTTIATDLEDAMAFDIAPDGDIFLTEREGRLLRVRPSTGGIFEVAKIPVEHLKKTDRNSPYAREDGLQGIALDPDFAKNGHVFLYYSHPEKMVNRLARFTIKDGALDLATEVVVLDVPIERANKVCHHGGALEWGPDGLLYLSTGDNTNPFETDGFNPVDERDGHEYANALRSAGNTNDLRGKILRIRIKPDGTYSIPEGNLFKPGTAKTRPEIYVMGLRNPFRFSVDSKKGTLYWGEVGPDSGKDSDRGPMGYDEVNQVKKAGFFGWPLIIADQKAYSKYDYATKTIGEKFDPAAPKNTSRLNTGLTDLPPANPAFIWYPYSESKEFPVMEKGGRNAMAGPVYYYDAKRKHNILGKEGDATLLTYEWMRGKIYKAKLGKNEELESLTVLADKFVHPMDLKMAADGSLFLLEYGSEWWFGTNGKVIHLTPESGNKPPVVEAEKSGDKEFRIKSATDPENDPVTITWYATTGATEISLGTGNTAKLTAEGATEVRAVATDGKGNTTVARIPLVEKVKEEHLSLKIEGQPKSLAFGQELAIKIDNKNIPNPADVIIRARYIPATGHDSGGPSVSSEVEKLLTARLCFACHQINVPSVGPNYVNVSLKYRDKADAVDYLKGKLKTGSTGVWGEVPMPPQIAVTDAEADQLVKAILGLSEGFSEAKGIDTKLKLSPAPADAAPGGAWEITAEAPGYLPFKQRIAAGK